In one window of Nicotiana tabacum cultivar K326 chromosome 12, ASM71507v2, whole genome shotgun sequence DNA:
- the LOC107763311 gene encoding putative 1-phosphatidylinositol-3-phosphate 5-kinase FAB1C — MGVPDNSLLDLIEKIKSWISWGTSDPTSLDCTCNMDFDSGKTCWECKLKFTDSCKKYNCQSCNGVFCGDCMNSCESSDVVVAASESEGTVIGIKSCKLCSNLRTWHKGANKYSDKIYPSDFGTDKFDDYSSHSAIKNGFTAFSNHPSPVSLHHSPSRSDEDEGGDCTNQLFSPSSSYFHDTSDIESSSVSTRHEFYGFRSVGSSPSKSPSRIRFISNRVGHSVQQDQNDDGPFDQEALDVLRRLEKGAKDPLQTADGSVENLSVYRNQLGKQQKPVDLRNGGLIWLPPPPDEDDKAENNFFSYDDEDDEIGESGATFSSGANLATVFPANEKEHVDHKEPLKAVVQGHFRALVLQLLQGEGIKSGKESSADDWVDIVTSLAWQAANFVKPDTSEGGSMDPGYYVKVKCVASGSPRESILVKGVVCTKNIKHKRMTSHYKNARLLILGGALEYQRVPNQLASFNTLLQQEREHLKMIVSRIEARRPNVLLVEKSVSSHAQEHLLAKEISLVLNVKRPLLERIARCTGAVITPSIDNIAAARLGYCELFHLEKVSEEHEPPNHFNKKPSKTLMFFDGCPRRLGCTVLLRGLCCEELKKVKKVFQYAVFAAYHLSLETSFLADEGASLPKLSVTPSIAIPEMISADNAISVISHTADNVGSATCNADVGLPASSLEHHYPPYNDPHTLNDSRDRDVLATACLDNLHDIRPVESVETKNQTGERSQVKLGQVESQPRELPELSKLERSDEIEPSNEFYSAADSHQSILVSFSSRCVLNGSVCERSRLLRIKFYGSFDKPLGRYLQDDLFGQVSSCQSCKEPAEDHVICYTHQQGNLTINVRRLPSVKLPGECDKKIWMWHRCLKCAQIEGIPPATPRVVMSDAAWGLSFGKFLELSFSNNATANRVASCGHSLQRDCLRFYGCGSTIAFFRYSPIDILSVRLPPSTLDFSSYTEQEWLRKETAELLCKAKALYAEISSAFRRIEEKSSSLEHEPSDKIELHDCIMELKDLLMKEKSDYHDLLQTADTETSERGQAAADILELNRLRHSLVIASHVWDRRLLSVESLLQESSGSVGSEDSGSCSELMDWRNDMFLKNDPLEHVYEETEIDFSNLEEYPEHEETHESPYGLVEGSMFTSCEFEKTQDMRMEGENAVNKTSLERAPSAASVLSDKIDSAWTGTDRSPKKAQINMILQRNGSEAAPFRQLDYPPFARLKSPARVNSFDSALRLQDRIKKGLPPSSMHLTAIRSFHASGDYRNMIRDPVSYVQRTYSQISPSEAQKVNLLMSPSPSFISYASLVHDGARLVVGYNDIVLAVYDNEPTSIISYALSSKEYKDRVTDKPNVPERGWNTSDIKKENGAASNVWKSFGSLDMDYIHYGSYGSEDASGTISSLFADSKTSPHLRISFEDESSNAGGKVKFSVTCYFAKQFDALRKNYCPDELDFIRSISRCKRWTAQGGKSNVYFAKSLDERFIIKQVQKTELESFEEFGPDYFKYLTDSVSSRSPTSLAKVLGIYQVSVKQMKGGRETKMDLIVMENLFFGRTISKVYDLKGSLRSRYNADKTGANKVLLDMNLLETLRTKPIFLGSKAKRNLERAVWNDTSFLASVDVMDYSLLVGVDEERKELVVGIIDFMRQYTWDKHLETWVKASGILGGPKNASPTIVSPKQYKKRFRKAMTSYFLRVPDQWSS, encoded by the exons ATGGGAGTACCTGATAATTCACTACTGGATTTGATTGAGAAAATTAAGTCTTGGATTTCGTGGGGAACGAGTGATCCGACTTCCTTAGATTGCACATGCAACATGGATTTTGACAGTGGCAAAACCTGTTGGGAATGCAAGTTGAAGTTTACTGATTCTTGCAAAAAGTACAATTGCCAAAGTTGCAATGGAGTTTTCTGTGGTGATTGTATGAACAGTTGTGAATCTTCagatgttgttgttgctgcatcTGAATCAGAAGGGACTGTGATTGGTATAAAGTCTTGCAAGTTGTGTTCTAATCTAAGGACTTGGCATAAAGGTGCAAACAAGTATAGTGACAAAATTTATCCTTCAGATTTTGGTACTGACAAATTTGATGATTATTCTTCCCATTCTGCAATCAAGAATGGTTTTACAGCCTTTTCAAATCATCCATCTCCAGTATCTCTTCATCACTCGCCAAGCAG GAGTGATGAAGACGAAGGAGGGGATTGCACAAACCAATTATTTAGCCCATCTAGTAGTTATTTTCATGATACTTCTGATATAGAATCAAGTAGTGTTAGTACTAGACATGAATTTTACGGTTTCAGATCAGTTGGATCTAGTCCTTCAAAAAGCCCCTCTAGGATTCGTTTTATTTCCAATAGAGTTGGGCATTCTGTACAGCAAGATCAAAATGATGATGGTCCCTTTGATCAAGAAGCCTTGGATGTTTTAAGAAGGCTTGAGAAAGGGGCGAAGGATCCACTACAGACTGCTGATGGCAGTGTTGAAAATTTGTCCGTGTATCGGAACCAGTTAGGGAAGCAGCAAAAGCCAGTCGATCTTAGAAATGGCGGTCTCATATGGTTACCTCCTCCGCCTGATGAAGATGACAAGGCAGAAAATAATTTCTTCTCATATGATGACGAGGACGATGAAATTGGAGAGTCAGGTGCAACGTTTTCATCAGGTGCGAACCTTGCCACCGTGTTCCCTGCAAATGAGAAGGAGCATGTGGATCACAAAGAACCGTTAAAAGCCGTTGTTCAGGGCCATTTCAGGGCTCTTGTCTTACAGCTATTGCAAGGTGAAGGAATAAAGTCAGGGAAAGAAAGCAGTGCCGATGATTGGGTTGACATAGTTACATCACTAGCATGGCAAGCTGCGAATTTCGTGAAGCCAGATACCAGTGAAGGAGGCAGTATGGATCCTGGTTATTACGTAAAGGTTAAATGTGTAGCTTCTGGAAGCCCAAGGGAAAG CATCCTTGTTAAAGGAGTAGTCTGTACAAAGAATATTAAACACAAGCGCATGACTTCACACTACAAAAATGCTAGATTGCTTATATTAGGAGGAGCACTTGAGTACCAAAGAGTTCCCAATCAGTTGGCATCTTTTAACACATTATTGCAACAG GAAAGGGAGCATTTGAAGATGATTGTTTCAAGAATCGAAGCCCGCCGTCCTAATGTGCTACTTGTGGAGAAAAGTGTATCTTCTCATGCTCAGGAGCATCTATTGGCAAAAGAGATCTCTTTGGTGTTAAATGTTAAGAGGCCACTGCTGGAGCGGATAGCTAGGTGCACTGGTGCTGTTATTACTCCGTCCATCGATAACATAGCCGCTGCAAGATTGGGATATTGTGAGCTCTTTCACTTAGAAAAAGTTTCTGAAGAGCATGAACCTCCAAACCATTTCAACAAGAAGCCGTCAAAAACTTTGATGTTTTTTGATGGTTGTCCTAGGCGTTTAGGTTGCACG GTCTTGCTGAGGGGTTTGTGTTGTGAAGAGCTCAAGAAGGTGAAGAAAGTCTTCCAGTATGCAGTCTTTGCGGCATATCATCTGTCCCTTGAGACATCGTTCCTTGCTGATGAGGGTGCTAGTTTACCTAAATTGTCTGTAACACCCTCAATTGCCATACCAGAGATGATATCTGCTGATAATGCTATTTCAGTGATTTCTCATACTGCTGATAATGTAGGATCTGCCACCTGCAATGCCGATGTTGGGTTACCAGCGTCATCATTGGAGCATCATTACCCTCCTTATAATGATCCACACACCCTAAATGATTCCAGAGACAGAGATGTTCTCGCTACTGCATGCCTTGACAATTTACATGATATAAGACCTGTTGAATCTGTTGAAACAAAAAATCAAACCGGTGAAAGATCACAAGTAAAATTAGGTCAAGTGGAGAGTCAACCAAGAGAATTACCAGAGCTGTCGAAGCTTGAGAGATCAGATGAAATTGAACCCTCTAATGAATTCTATTCAGCTGCTGACAGTCATCAAAGCATATTAGTATCATTTTCTAGTCGATGTGTTCTAAATGGAAGTGTATGTGAACGATCTCGTCTTCTTCGCATAAAGTTCTATGGCTCTTTTGACAAGCCACTCGGGCGATATCTTCAGGATGATCTTTTTGGTCAG GTATCTTCCTGTCAATCATGCAAGGAGCCAGCTGAGGATCACGTCATTTGTTATACGCACCAACAAGGGAACCTTACTATAAATGTTAGACGGCTACCCTCAGTGAAGCTGCCTGGTGAATGCGACAAAAAGATATGGATGTGGCATCGATGTCTCAAGTGTGCACAAATAGAGGGAATCCCACCAGCAACTCCTAGAGTAGTAATGTCAGATGCTGCTTGGGGACTCTCATTTGGTAAGTTTTTGGAACTTAGTTTTTCAAACAATGCAACTGCCAACCGTGTTGCTAGCTGTGGTCATTCTCTCCAAAGAGACTGCCTCCGGTTTTACGG GTGTGGTAGTACGATTGCATTCTTCCGCTATTCTCCTATTGATATTCTGTCAGTTCGTTTACCTCCATCAACTCTTGATTTCAGTAGCTACACAGAGCAGGAGTGGTTACGGAAAGAAACAGCTGAG CTACTGTGCAAAGCCAAAGCCTTGTATGCAGAGATATCCAGTGCTTTTCGTAGGATTGAAGAGAAAAGTTCCTCTTTAGAACATGAACCATCTGATAAAATTGAACTGCATGACTGCATCATGGAGTTAAAAGACTTACTTatgaaagaaaagagtgattACCAT GACTTGCTTCAAACTGCTGATACAGAAACTTCAGAACGAGGGCAGGCAGCGGCTGACATTCTTGAACTTAATCGCTTGAGGCATTCCCTCGTGATTGCTTCACATGTTTGGGATCGTCGGCTTTTATCTGTGGAATCCCTCCTTCAAGAGAGCTCTGGTTCAGTGGGTTCAGAGGATTCTGGATCTTGTAGTGAGCTGATGGATTGGAGAAATGACATGTTTCTGAAGAATGACCCTCTTGAGCATGTCTATGAAGAGACCGAAATTGACTTCTCAAACTTAGAGGAATATCCTGAACATGAGGAGACTCATGAGTCACCTTATGGACTGGTGGAAGGCTCCATGTTTACCTCATGTGAGTTCGAGAAAACACAGGACATGCGGATGGAAGGAGAGAATGCAGTTAATAAAACATCCCTGGAACGAGCTCCTTCAGCGGCTTCTGTTCTTTCTGATAAGATAGATTCTGCTTGGACTGGTACTGATCGATCTCCCAAAAAAGCTCAGATAAATATGATATTACAACGGAATGGATCTGAAGCTGCTCCTTTCAGGCAACTTGATTATCCTCCTTTTGCAAGGCTAAAATCACCGGCAAGAGTTAACTCCTTCGACTCTGCACTGAGACTTCAAGACAGAATCAAGAAGGGATTGCCGCCTTCTTCGATGCATTTAACAGCAATTAGATCTTTTCATGCTTCTGGAGACTATAGGAATATGATCAGAGACCCTGTTTCCTATGTTCAGAGAACTTATTCTCAAATATCACCCAGTGAGGCTCAGAAGGTTAATCTCCTAATGAGTCCATCACCCTCGTTTATTTCTTATGCATCTCTTGTACATGATGGAGCCAGGTTAGTGGTTGGATACAATGACATAGTACTAGCTGTTTATGACAATGAACCTACTAGCATAATATCTTATGCTCTTAGTTCCAAAGAGTATAAAGACCGAGTCACCGATAAGCCAAATGTGCCTGAAAGGGGTTGGAACACGAGCGACATCAAGAAGGAGAATGGAGCGGCTTCTAATGTTTGGAAGTCTTTTGGCTCTTTAGACATGGATTATATCCATTATGGAAGCTATGGTTCAGAAGATGCTTCCGGTACAATTAGTTCCCTCTTTGCAGATTCCAAGACTTCCCCTCACCTGAGGATCTCTTTTGAGGACGAATCTTCAAATGCCGGGGGAAAGGTGAAGTTTTCTGTCACTTGTTACTTTGCTAAGCAGTTTGATGCGCTGAGGAAGAACTACTGTCCTGATGAACTGGACTTTATACGGTCTATAAGCCGTTGCAAGAGATGGACTGCTCAAGGTGGAAAGAGCAATGTTTATTTCGCTAAGTCATTGGATGAAAGATTCATAATTAAACAAGTCCAGAAAACTGAGTTAGAATCTTTTGAAGAATTTGGACCCGACTACTTCAAATATCTAACGGATTCTGTTAGTTCAAGGAGTCCAACTTCCCTTGCTAAAGTTCTGGGAATATATCAG GTTTCAGTTAAACAAATGAAAGGAGGCAGGGAAACAAAAATGGATCTGATTGTGATGGAGAATCTCTTTTTTGGAAGAACAATATCCAAGGTCTATGATCTTAAGGGTTCTCTACGATCCCGTTACAATGCCGACAAAACTGGTGCAAACAAAGTGTTATTGGACATGAATCTTTTAGAAACATTGCGTACCAAACCTATATTTCTTGGAAGCAAAGCAAAAAGAAACCTGGAGAGAGCTGTTTGGAATGATACATCCTTTTTGGCG TCGGTTGATGTGATGGATTACTCTTTGCTAGTTGGTGTGGACGAAGAGCGCAAGGAGCTAGTCGTAGGGATCATTGATTTCATGCGGCAATATACTTGGGACAAACACTTGGAGACATGGGTTAAGGCATCTGGGATACTTGGTGGGCCGAAGAATGCATCACCAACTATTGTTTCTCCGAAACAATACAAGAAAAGATTCAGAAAGGCGATGACAAGCTATTTCCTAAGGGTACCTGATCAGTGGTCATCTTGA
- the LOC107763312 gene encoding U-box domain-containing protein 11-like, with amino-acid sequence MAGGESTAVATKIPLQLVHDVSRISSAGFSGLFKKDCTDLGRRLSPLAHLLEEIRDSNNILLVSSSSSHNSCLYDLSLALKASKRLLLAANDFDPKISSDAARKKIVFQFQCVIWKLEKSLGSLPYDQLDISEEVQEQVELIRTQLKRAKERYGGPVTSNLLSRALSQPLDKEIDPLHSASTGVGSLHVENIGIIDHEVRPKLGGVPLGSGPNGNDCSQIVQEPENLRNSTKLSEVAFPNIPGSASEDDSPRKNLVESKKTNSPIIPEEYLCPISLELMRDPVIVATGQTYERSFIQRWIDGGNTRCPKTQQMLQDLTLTPNIALRSLISDWCAKNNMEQPTALAYARIKRSDGSFRDVSGDIAAIDAIVRKLSSRSTEDRRAAVAEIRSLSKRSTDNRILLAEAGAIPMLVNLLTSEDSQIQDNAVTSILNLSIFDSNKGIIMLAGAVPSIVQVLRAGSMEAKENAAATIFSLSLGDENKIIIGASGAIPALVELLRTGSTRGKKDAATALFNLCIYQGNKGRAVRAGIIPALLTMLTDSSNCMVDEALTILSVLASHQEAKAAIAKVSTIPVLIDLLRTGLPRNKENAAAILLSLCKRDPENLSCLRRLGALIPLSELANSGTERAKRKATSLLEHLRKSQQP; translated from the exons atggccGGCGGAGAATCCACCGCCGTCGCGACTAAGATCCCACTCCAGCTAGTTCACGACGTCAGTCGAATTTCCAGTGCCGGATTTTCTGGTTTGTTCAAGAAAGACTGTACTGATTTGGGCAGAAGATTGTCTCCTTTGGCTCATTTGCTTGAGGAAATCAGGGATTCAAACAACATCCTTTtggtttcttcatcttcttcccaCAATTCTTGCCTTTATGATCTCTCTTTAGCTCTCAAGGCTTCAAAAAGATTGCTTTTAGCTGCTAATGACTTTGATCCCAAGATCTCATCT GACGCGGCAAGGAAGAAGATCGTTTTTCAATTTCAATGTGTGATATGGAAATTGGAGAAATCCCTGGGCAGCTTACCATATGACCAGCTCGATATATCAGAAGAAGTGCAAGAGCAG GTTGAATTGATCAGAACACAATTGAAACGAGCCAAAGAGAGGTATGGTGGACCTGTGACTTCAAATTTGTTATCTCGAGCATTGTCCCAACCATTAGATAAGGAGATTGATCCGCTTCACTCGGCTAGTACGGGAGTTGGAAGTTTACATGTAGAGAATATTGGCATTATTGATCACGAAGTTAGGCCAAAACTTGGAGGTGTTCCTTTGGGCAGTGGTCCaaatggcaatgattgcagtcaGATAGTTCAGGAACCAGAAAATCTAAGGAATTCAACCAAATTGTCTGAGGTTGCTTTCCCAAATATTCCCGGTTCGGCCAGCGAAGATGACTCACCCAGAAAGAATCTCGTGGAGAGTAAGAAGACAAATTCTCCTATAATTCCTGAAGAGTATCTCTGCCCTATATCCCTTGAACTCATGAGGGATCCTGTAATTGTGGCCACAGGACAG ACTTATGAGAGATCTTTCATACAAAGATGGATAGACGGAGGCAACACAAGATGCCCAAAAACTCAGCAGATGCTCCAAGATCTTACGCTGACACCAAATATTGCTTTGCGAAGTCTCATTTCTGATTGGTGTGCAAAGAACAATATGGAGCAACCAACTGCATTAGCATATGCGAGAATAAAGAGAAGTGATGGATCATTTCGTGATGTTAGTGGGGATATAGCAGCTATTGATGCAATTGTACGCAAGCTTTCAAGCAGGTCCACCGAGGATCGGAGGGCTGCAGTAGCGGAGATACGGTCGCTATCCAAAAGAAGCACAGATAACAGAATTTTGCTTGCTGAAGCTGGTGCAATCCCCATGTTGGTTAACTTGTTGACATCTGAAGACAGTCAAATTCAAGATAATGCCGTCACTTCTATTCTTAACCTCTCTATATTTGATAGCAACAAGGGGATTATAATGCTTGCCGGTGCTGTTCCTTCTATCGTTCAAGTTCTCAGAGCTGGAAGCATGGAAGCAAAAGAGAATGCAGCAGCAACCATCTTTAGTTTGTCACTTGGagatgaaaataaaataataataggtGCATCGGGAGCCATACCAGCTCTGGTCGAATTGCTTCGGACTGGAAGCACTAGAGggaagaaagatgctgcaacaGCATTGTTTAACTTATGCATATATCAAGGAAACAAGGGTAGGGCGGTACGGGCAGGGATTATACCAGCATTGTTAACGATGCTGACAGATTCAAGCAATTGCATGGTTGATGAAGCTTTGACCATTCTTTCCGTTCTTGCCAGCCACCAAGAAGCCAAGGCTGCCATAGCAAAAGTGAGCACAATCCCTGTGTTGATAGATCTACTAAGGACAGGTCTACCTCGTAATAAAGAGAATGCAGCTGCTATCTTACTCTCCTTGTGCAAGAGAGATCCTGAGAATTTATCTTGCCTTCGTAGGCTCGGTGCACTTATACCTCTTTCGGAGCTTGCTAATAGTGGCACCGAGAGGGCAAAGAGGAAGGCTACTTCATTGTTGGAGCACCTTAGAAAATCTCAGCAGCCTTGA